A single genomic interval of Stieleria maiorica harbors:
- a CDS encoding protein kinase domain-containing protein — MTSDQPIDPPADATSHRDGETSFGEETLESSHHAEAPIPDSFFSKTSDAPPASDPDDDPVPDRIGDYDVIGTLGKGGMGIVYLARQKAANRTVALKVIRPEHLAGMTAEQRERALTRFRTEAQAAARLDHENMVTLYDVGESNGQQFLSMRYVQGRSLAEILRFGPIDNRPAATYIRQVCRALDEAHRQGILHRDLKPQNILIDAKTDRALVTDFGLAKLTEQEDGLTRDGDVMGTPQYMSPEQARDSAGVTVRSDVYAIGATLYHMLTARPVFQAATVWETLRQVMDRQPVSPRQLNPAIDLDLDTICLKCLEKDPTGRYKSAGDVADELDRYLSGVPILARPISTLGRLRRWSRRNRLIAASAATALGCLVFAFIAVSVSLVQTRSAFERSELSFKQALDAVNDFFTTVSEETLLDQPGLKPLRHDLMRQALQYYDRFLVQRANDPTIADLMGVTHYRVGLITAEIESHEAALDHFDRAIEIQRRGLEDRPQSQVGLRELANSYNARGDSLYHLGRWESSLNSFRQSKRLRQQLVELQSDSIEYRRLLANADMNLGIVFKRCGNLPAAFDALGAATELREQLSQEHPDHPSVLRDVAKGYYALGGVYAQQGMMDSARTYYDRAIDSFSQLVQMPGAIDDHYLLSGSHFARAGLLEEPAGAIEGFRRAMREMAPVAAINPNVDKYQMMLINCGFEIAFRYEQLGQIDDAASTLRSASRTAIALARRDDRSAQEVARILLELARLESSGQGETAMWIHYQRLATDALEELPQSPTLTQLVQEIDSRVESLSN, encoded by the coding sequence ATGACCAGTGACCAGCCGATTGACCCGCCTGCTGATGCGACATCGCATCGGGACGGCGAGACGTCGTTTGGCGAAGAGACGCTGGAATCCTCGCACCATGCCGAGGCTCCGATCCCCGACAGCTTCTTCAGCAAAACGTCCGACGCCCCACCTGCGTCCGATCCAGACGACGATCCGGTCCCCGACCGAATCGGGGACTACGATGTCATCGGAACCCTCGGCAAGGGTGGCATGGGGATTGTTTATCTGGCGCGTCAAAAAGCGGCCAATCGAACTGTCGCGCTGAAGGTGATTCGCCCCGAGCACCTGGCCGGCATGACCGCCGAACAACGTGAGCGGGCGTTGACCCGGTTTCGCACCGAAGCCCAAGCGGCGGCACGGCTGGACCATGAGAACATGGTGACGCTGTATGACGTCGGTGAATCCAATGGTCAACAATTTCTCTCGATGCGGTACGTCCAAGGCCGCTCGTTGGCGGAGATCCTGCGTTTCGGACCGATCGACAATCGTCCTGCGGCGACCTACATCCGCCAGGTTTGTCGGGCGTTGGACGAAGCCCATCGGCAAGGCATCTTGCATCGCGACTTGAAGCCGCAGAACATCCTGATTGATGCCAAGACAGATCGCGCCTTGGTGACGGACTTCGGACTGGCCAAACTGACCGAACAGGAGGACGGGCTGACACGCGACGGCGATGTGATGGGCACGCCCCAGTACATGTCGCCCGAACAGGCCCGTGATTCGGCCGGCGTGACGGTCCGGTCGGATGTCTACGCGATCGGCGCGACGCTCTATCATATGCTCACCGCTCGGCCCGTCTTCCAGGCCGCGACCGTTTGGGAAACGCTTCGCCAAGTGATGGATCGTCAACCGGTTTCACCGCGTCAGTTGAATCCCGCGATCGACTTGGACCTTGATACGATCTGTCTGAAGTGTCTGGAGAAGGATCCCACCGGCCGCTACAAGAGTGCCGGGGACGTTGCGGACGAACTGGATCGTTACCTTTCCGGCGTTCCGATTCTGGCACGTCCGATCAGCACCTTGGGACGCTTGCGGCGTTGGAGTCGACGCAATCGATTGATCGCCGCCAGCGCCGCGACGGCATTGGGGTGTCTCGTGTTCGCGTTCATTGCCGTCAGTGTATCACTGGTGCAAACCCGTTCGGCGTTCGAGCGTTCGGAGCTGAGTTTCAAACAAGCGCTCGACGCCGTCAACGATTTCTTCACCACCGTCAGCGAAGAAACCCTGCTCGATCAACCGGGATTAAAACCCCTGCGGCACGACCTGATGCGTCAAGCCCTGCAGTATTACGACCGTTTTCTGGTCCAGCGGGCAAATGATCCCACGATCGCCGACCTGATGGGCGTCACGCATTACCGCGTCGGCTTGATCACCGCCGAAATCGAATCCCACGAAGCCGCACTGGACCATTTTGACCGGGCGATCGAAATCCAGCGTCGCGGCCTGGAGGATCGTCCGCAATCGCAAGTCGGTTTGCGGGAACTCGCCAATTCATACAACGCCCGTGGCGACAGCCTGTATCACCTCGGTCGCTGGGAATCGTCGCTGAATTCCTTTCGCCAGTCGAAACGGCTGAGGCAACAACTCGTCGAGCTTCAAAGCGACAGCATCGAGTATCGGCGGCTGCTGGCCAACGCCGACATGAATCTTGGCATCGTGTTCAAACGCTGCGGAAACCTCCCGGCGGCGTTCGATGCGTTGGGAGCGGCGACAGAGCTTCGTGAACAACTGTCGCAGGAACACCCTGATCATCCCAGCGTGCTGCGTGATGTCGCCAAAGGCTATTACGCCCTTGGCGGTGTCTACGCCCAGCAGGGGATGATGGATTCGGCTCGAACCTACTACGATCGCGCCATCGATTCATTTTCACAGCTGGTGCAGATGCCAGGGGCCATTGACGATCACTACCTGCTAAGCGGCAGCCATTTCGCGCGGGCCGGGCTGCTGGAAGAGCCCGCCGGCGCGATCGAAGGCTTCCGTCGTGCGATGCGCGAAATGGCTCCCGTTGCGGCCATCAATCCGAATGTCGACAAGTACCAAATGATGCTGATCAACTGCGGGTTCGAGATCGCCTTCCGCTACGAGCAGCTGGGGCAGATCGATGACGCCGCGTCGACGCTGCGGTCGGCAAGCCGCACCGCGATCGCGCTGGCCCGGCGGGATGACCGTTCCGCGCAGGAAGTCGCACGCATCCTGCTGGAACTTGCGCGTTTGGAATCATCGGGTCAGGGGGAAACGGCGATGTGGATTCACTATCAACGGCTGGCCACCGATGCGCTTGAAGAATTGCCGCAATCGCCGACCCTGACGCAGCTCGTTCAGGAAATCGATTCCCGCGTCGAGTCGCTGTCAAATTAG
- a CDS encoding sulfatase-like hydrolase/transferase — MLHRSLISTLCLVAVLSLGVPVPVRAAPPNVLFIAVDDLNDWIGCMGGHPQAATPNLDRLAEVSMLFTNSHCPAPACNPSRTAIMTGISPHVSGLYDNRQKMRELLPDAELLPKYFSRHGYWSAGSGKLLHYFIDQQSWDQYYPPKETEDPFPRTLYPEKRPVSLPVGGPWQYRETDWGPLDVTDEEFGGDYLVSKWVGEQLGKQHDKPFFLACGIYRPHEPWFVPKKYFDQFPLDDIQLPPGYREDDLDDLPPEGKRRGPNRYFGHILKHGQWKQGVQGYLTSIAFADAMVGRVIDALERGPNRDNTIVVLWSDHGWHLGEKQHWQKYTAWRACTRVPLMIRVPPGTTGLTAGTPPNTICDAPVNLLSLYPTLTELAGLPPKESNHGPSLLPLLENPAAEWPHVSITYLNRPGNYGLSERRWRFIQYDNGDHELYDTRNDRYEWNNLASEPEHAARIARMRASAPAEFAEYVAPSDEALQKLAWHAATESGAPPSKPDGNRFDVVFTNRRDQPVKVFWMDRRGTPKSFGTLESGWRKPLQTRPGAVWLITDTNEHPLGYFVVGDRTAHAVIDAE; from the coding sequence ATGCTGCATCGCTCGCTGATTTCTACCCTCTGTCTGGTTGCCGTTTTGAGCCTCGGGGTACCGGTCCCTGTCCGGGCAGCCCCACCCAACGTTTTGTTCATCGCCGTCGACGATTTGAATGATTGGATCGGATGCATGGGCGGGCATCCCCAAGCGGCGACTCCGAATTTAGATCGGCTGGCCGAAGTCAGCATGTTGTTTACCAACTCGCATTGTCCCGCGCCGGCATGTAATCCGTCGCGGACCGCGATCATGACGGGGATTTCGCCGCATGTTTCCGGGCTTTACGACAATCGCCAAAAGATGCGCGAGTTGTTGCCCGATGCCGAACTGCTGCCGAAGTACTTCTCGCGGCATGGTTATTGGTCCGCCGGATCGGGCAAGTTACTGCACTACTTCATCGATCAACAATCCTGGGATCAGTATTACCCGCCCAAGGAAACCGAAGATCCGTTTCCGCGTACGCTGTATCCGGAAAAGCGGCCCGTCAGTCTGCCGGTCGGTGGTCCCTGGCAGTACCGCGAAACGGATTGGGGGCCGTTGGATGTGACGGACGAGGAATTTGGTGGAGACTATTTGGTATCAAAGTGGGTTGGCGAGCAACTGGGCAAACAGCACGACAAACCGTTCTTTCTGGCCTGCGGCATCTATCGTCCTCACGAGCCGTGGTTCGTCCCCAAGAAATACTTTGATCAATTTCCGCTCGATGACATTCAATTGCCGCCGGGTTACCGGGAAGACGACTTGGATGATTTGCCCCCGGAGGGAAAGCGACGCGGACCGAATCGATACTTCGGGCATATTCTGAAACACGGTCAATGGAAGCAGGGCGTTCAGGGGTACCTCACTTCGATCGCCTTCGCCGATGCGATGGTCGGCCGCGTGATCGATGCGCTCGAACGCGGACCGAACAGGGACAACACGATTGTCGTTTTATGGAGTGACCACGGTTGGCATTTGGGTGAAAAACAGCATTGGCAAAAGTACACTGCGTGGCGCGCCTGCACGCGTGTCCCGCTGATGATCCGGGTTCCTCCGGGGACGACGGGCCTGACGGCAGGGACTCCCCCGAACACGATCTGTGACGCCCCGGTCAACTTGCTGTCCCTGTATCCGACGCTGACCGAGTTGGCCGGACTGCCGCCGAAAGAGTCCAACCATGGTCCGTCATTGCTACCGCTGTTGGAAAATCCCGCGGCCGAGTGGCCACACGTCTCGATCACCTATTTGAATCGACCGGGGAACTATGGACTGAGCGAGCGACGATGGCGTTTCATTCAATATGACAACGGGGATCACGAACTGTACGATACCCGAAACGATCGCTACGAGTGGAACAACTTGGCGTCCGAGCCCGAGCATGCGGCACGGATCGCCCGGATGCGTGCGTCGGCTCCCGCGGAGTTCGCCGAGTATGTCGCGCCGAGTGACGAGGCGCTGCAGAAGTTGGCGTGGCACGCCGCAACGGAGTCCGGCGCACCGCCGTCAAAGCCAGACGGCAATCGATTCGATGTCGTGTTTACCAACCGTCGCGACCAGCCGGTGAAAGTGTTTTGGATGGATCGCCGGGGAACCCCCAAGTCCTTCGGGACGCTGGAGTCCGGCTGGCGAAAGCCGCTGCAAACACGCCCCGGCGCGGTGTGGTTGATCACCGACACGAACGAGCACCCGCTGGGATACTTCGTCGTCGGCGACCGAACGGCCCATGCCGTGATCGACGCAGAGTAG
- a CDS encoding M90 metallopeptidase family protein: protein MLEAQQREADWIRSDDPRAAVLGYSSRAVEGWPVRVSETLLNSHPEATERALELLGEQLRTVKQLLPESAVSRLINVPIWFSPKYKGFGPTGEYHPGAGWLARQGRHPKLHRCVEFTNIPQFQREVERMPVLVIHELAHAYHDQVLGFDNAEIRARYDVAKRSGRYDAVRRGNGKTEKAYAMTNDREYFAETSEAFFGRNDFYPFDRSELEAHDPRMAALLRQLWDDH from the coding sequence ATGCTTGAAGCTCAGCAGCGGGAAGCCGATTGGATTCGCAGCGACGATCCTCGCGCCGCCGTTCTCGGATACTCGTCACGTGCCGTCGAGGGCTGGCCGGTCCGTGTTAGTGAAACACTTTTGAATTCGCACCCGGAAGCGACCGAACGTGCGCTCGAATTGTTGGGCGAACAACTGCGGACGGTCAAACAATTGCTACCGGAATCAGCGGTGTCTCGTTTGATCAACGTTCCGATCTGGTTCTCACCCAAGTACAAGGGGTTCGGTCCGACCGGGGAGTATCACCCGGGGGCGGGCTGGTTGGCCAGGCAAGGCCGGCACCCCAAGCTTCATCGTTGTGTCGAATTCACGAACATCCCGCAGTTTCAACGGGAAGTCGAGCGAATGCCCGTGCTGGTGATCCACGAACTCGCGCACGCCTATCACGACCAAGTGCTCGGGTTTGACAACGCGGAAATCCGTGCGAGGTACGACGTCGCCAAGAGGAGCGGCCGCTACGACGCGGTCCGGCGAGGTAACGGCAAGACGGAGAAGGCCTACGCGATGACAAACGACCGCGAGTACTTTGCGGAGACCTCGGAAGCGTTTTTCGGACGCAATGATTTTTACCCGTTTGACCGCAGCGAGCTTGAAGCACACGATCCCAGGATGGCGGCGTTGCTAAGACAGTTGTGGGATGACCACTGA
- a CDS encoding arylsulfatase: MAMFKHSTLQRFTIGAILTLGLAIPFWDSLGAAEPAASRPNIVLIMADDLGFSDLGCYGSEIETPTLDGLAQNGLRFRQFYNTAKCHSSRICLLSGLYCQQAGNEAMDNAVTLAEVLNQAGYFTAMSGKWHLKKEPTDRGFQRYFGHLSGATNFFTGDQTFRINGEPFNDFGKDFYTTDADTDYAIKFVDEATASDKPFFLYVAYNAPHYPLHVKRKDFEKYRTRYRDGWDTIRKQRYARQIESGLIDPRFALSNRPDYIPAWEELSEADKLWEQERMAAFAGMVDCLDQNIGRLVNHLKSAGQFENTLFMFCSDNGACPFERTRGKELRPWDPDSYWCYDTGWAHVGNTPFRWYKQNQHEGGISSPLIVHWPAGLQTDPGSFTDQPGHLIDFMPTLIDVAGAQYPSEFEGRRITPVQGKSLLPILKGQERTPHPWMYFMFSKNRAIRQGDWKIVSANGGKWELYDISKDRSELNDLRGEYPEKAKELIALWHEVAEEVDHLPAKQRGKVTGKPPQPMNSYRADMKAAK, from the coding sequence ATGGCGATGTTCAAGCATTCCACGTTGCAACGGTTTACGATCGGCGCGATCCTCACCCTGGGCTTGGCGATTCCATTTTGGGATTCGCTTGGAGCCGCCGAACCGGCGGCCTCGCGGCCCAACATCGTCTTGATCATGGCAGACGACCTCGGGTTTTCAGATCTGGGGTGTTACGGAAGTGAAATCGAAACACCGACGCTAGACGGTTTGGCCCAAAACGGGTTGCGGTTTCGCCAGTTCTACAACACCGCCAAATGCCACTCTTCGCGAATCTGCCTGCTGTCAGGGCTGTACTGCCAGCAAGCCGGGAATGAAGCGATGGACAACGCCGTCACGTTGGCGGAAGTTTTGAATCAAGCAGGTTACTTCACGGCGATGTCCGGAAAATGGCACTTGAAAAAGGAGCCGACCGACCGCGGATTCCAACGCTATTTCGGACACCTCAGCGGAGCGACCAACTTCTTCACCGGCGATCAGACGTTTCGCATCAACGGTGAACCTTTCAACGACTTCGGCAAAGACTTTTACACCACCGATGCCGACACGGATTACGCGATCAAGTTTGTCGACGAAGCGACCGCCAGCGACAAACCGTTTTTTCTGTATGTGGCCTACAACGCACCGCACTATCCGCTGCACGTCAAACGCAAGGATTTTGAAAAATATCGGACACGCTATCGCGATGGTTGGGACACGATCCGCAAGCAACGCTACGCGCGACAGATCGAAAGCGGATTGATCGACCCGAGATTTGCGCTCAGCAATCGTCCTGACTACATTCCCGCATGGGAGGAACTCAGCGAGGCGGACAAATTGTGGGAACAGGAACGGATGGCGGCATTCGCCGGCATGGTGGATTGCCTGGACCAGAACATCGGTCGGTTGGTCAATCATCTGAAATCCGCCGGCCAGTTCGAGAACACGCTGTTCATGTTTTGCAGCGACAACGGGGCTTGTCCGTTCGAGCGGACGCGGGGCAAGGAACTGCGCCCCTGGGATCCGGATTCGTACTGGTGCTATGACACCGGCTGGGCCCACGTGGGGAACACTCCCTTCCGCTGGTACAAGCAGAATCAACATGAAGGCGGGATCTCGTCTCCGCTGATTGTGCACTGGCCAGCCGGATTGCAGACCGATCCGGGATCTTTCACCGACCAGCCCGGTCACCTGATCGATTTCATGCCGACGTTGATCGATGTCGCCGGCGCACAGTACCCGAGCGAATTCGAAGGCCGCCGGATCACGCCGGTGCAAGGGAAGTCCCTGCTGCCCATCCTGAAGGGACAAGAACGAACACCGCACCCTTGGATGTATTTCATGTTTTCCAAGAACCGGGCGATCCGGCAAGGCGATTGGAAGATCGTCTCGGCAAACGGCGGCAAGTGGGAACTGTATGACATCAGCAAAGACCGCTCCGAGCTGAACGATCTGCGCGGTGAGTATCCGGAAAAGGCGAAGGAGTTGATCGCGCTGTGGCACGAGGTCGCCGAGGAGGTTGACCACCTGCCGGCAAAGCAACGGGGAAAGGTGACCGGCAAACCGCCCCAACCGATGAACAGTTACCGCGCCGACATGAAGGCGGCAAAATAG
- a CDS encoding sulfatase-like hydrolase/transferase, with protein MPHRLVRFLVLVLAIVSGTIAVADERPNILWLTCEDNNVNWVGCYGNPHADTPNIDALAAEGFQYMHCYANAPVCAPSRSTWITGVHALSMGTHPMRSRYPIPHDRIRYYPDLLKDAGYYVGNDKKTDYNIGGRDDKSAWDTDKTDWDQLKQRQPFFMVINSTKSHESRAFGDVNHTTHSPDDVRLAKYHPDIPDIRKNYAHYHDQMKKMDADIGLALKRLEESGLAENTIVIHNSDHGGVIARSKRFLFNSGTHCPLIVRIPEKFKHLRPAQPGTKIDDLVSFIDMTKTWLDICGAEKPDYLQGKVFLGPNKESREYHVSFRTRMDERCDNVRAIRDRRFLYIRNYMPYAPWGQHLNYLWIMRATQAWEEHHRAGKTDAVTGRFFGTKPMEELYDTSVDPDNVHNLIDDPRYAEDAKRLSKALDRWQLEHFDAGLLPESEIVRRSEASGKTIFDMVRTPSLYDLPALQQASARALEQNPDNLGRLYEDLRAKDSGVRYWAIVGCFNLQESAPLDMSEIRPALQDESHHVRAMAAWILYRDGDKAAAQACWNQLLRESSYASLKVFNIIDWIGDGIEPYTESMKLCKFDHGGYVDRMKEYMDVADKPEKNKRAK; from the coding sequence ATGCCCCATCGCCTTGTTCGGTTTCTTGTCCTCGTCCTCGCCATCGTGTCCGGCACAATCGCCGTCGCCGACGAGCGTCCCAATATCCTTTGGCTGACCTGTGAAGACAACAACGTCAATTGGGTCGGATGCTATGGCAATCCCCACGCCGACACGCCCAATATCGATGCCCTGGCGGCCGAAGGGTTTCAGTACATGCATTGTTACGCCAACGCGCCGGTGTGTGCACCGTCACGCAGCACGTGGATCACTGGCGTCCATGCGTTGTCGATGGGAACGCACCCGATGCGAAGCCGCTATCCGATCCCCCACGATCGGATCCGGTACTACCCGGACCTGTTGAAGGACGCCGGGTATTACGTCGGCAACGATAAAAAGACGGACTACAACATCGGCGGCCGCGACGACAAAAGTGCTTGGGACACCGACAAGACCGATTGGGACCAGCTGAAGCAACGGCAACCATTCTTTATGGTCATCAACAGCACCAAGTCGCACGAGTCCAGGGCATTCGGCGACGTCAACCACACCACGCACAGCCCCGATGACGTACGGCTGGCGAAATACCATCCCGACATTCCGGACATCCGCAAAAACTACGCACACTACCACGACCAGATGAAGAAGATGGATGCCGACATCGGGCTGGCGCTGAAGCGGCTGGAGGAGTCCGGGTTGGCCGAAAACACCATCGTGATTCACAACTCGGACCACGGCGGCGTGATCGCCCGCAGCAAACGGTTCTTGTTCAACAGCGGAACGCATTGCCCGTTGATCGTCCGCATCCCGGAGAAATTCAAACATCTACGTCCCGCCCAGCCCGGCACCAAGATCGACGATCTGGTCAGCTTCATCGACATGACCAAGACTTGGTTGGACATCTGCGGTGCGGAGAAGCCCGATTATTTGCAGGGCAAGGTGTTCTTGGGTCCGAACAAGGAGTCGCGAGAGTACCACGTCAGTTTCCGCACCCGGATGGACGAACGCTGTGATAACGTCCGAGCGATCCGCGACCGTCGTTTCTTGTACATCCGCAATTACATGCCCTACGCCCCCTGGGGACAGCATCTGAATTATTTGTGGATCATGCGTGCGACCCAGGCGTGGGAGGAGCATCATCGCGCCGGCAAAACCGACGCGGTGACCGGCCGTTTCTTCGGAACCAAGCCGATGGAGGAACTGTATGACACCTCGGTCGATCCGGACAACGTTCACAATTTGATCGACGATCCCCGCTATGCCGAGGACGCGAAACGATTGAGCAAGGCCTTGGACCGCTGGCAATTGGAACACTTTGATGCCGGTTTGCTACCCGAGAGCGAAATCGTCCGTCGCAGTGAAGCGAGCGGAAAGACGATTTTTGACATGGTGCGGACCCCGTCCCTGTACGATCTTCCCGCACTGCAGCAGGCGTCCGCGCGGGCTCTTGAGCAGAATCCAGACAACCTGGGACGCTTGTACGAAGACCTGCGGGCGAAAGACTCCGGCGTTCGCTACTGGGCGATCGTCGGATGTTTCAACCTGCAGGAATCGGCGCCGCTGGACATGTCGGAAATTCGGCCGGCATTGCAAGATGAATCACATCATGTCCGTGCGATGGCGGCCTGGATCCTGTACCGAGACGGGGACAAAGCGGCCGCCCAAGCATGCTGGAACCAGTTGTTACGCGAGAGCTCTTATGCCTCGTTAAAGGTGTTCAACATCATCGATTGGATCGGGGACGGGATCGAACCCTACACCGAATCGATGAAGTTGTGCAAATTTGACCACGGCGGCTACGTTGATCGGATGAAAGAGTACATGGACGTGGCGGACAAGCCGGAAAAGAACAAGCGGGCCAAGTAG
- a CDS encoding PAS domain-containing sensor histidine kinase, with protein sequence MPRVEETRSELLAQLAEIQAKLARLDQSDPPERAAEEERHSADASASIGIAPRDPGRADVGLIEWDANDAISRWTTQAEQIFGWKAEEVLGKRWDEFRLVHERDITLVQQANRELLEGHVDFNTCFNRNYRKDGTVLNCEWFNTVRRNDHGEIVAVVSLPHDVTGRVRAESHMQHFQNAMRMITVGTSRSTGLAFFQALVRYISQSFSFRYVFVACIDQEHPNQARTIAFWSDGHLAENFVYSLAGSPTQNTVINRSMEFCADHVRRRFPNDATLAEFHAESYLATPLVGSAGDVVGVLAVMDDKPMEDRGDIREIIALFGDRTAIEIERSIAEASQHASRTRLRVLTEQLPAVLWTTDLDLRFTHSTGAGLKSLNQKPGQSVGQTLFEYFQIDDENFGPIAIHIRALQGISGTSVVEWAGLVFQVYVEPLRDPSGKIIGTIGLAQDISELKRVEQSLIQSEERFRRLIQHAPEAVVLLDTKTGHFVMVNEAAEKLYKYPAEKLLKMGPLDISPVVQADGQLSAEKSREVISKACAGETPIFEWTHRDALGNEIPCEIRLLSLEEGGRTIIRGSVTDVTEKKRAEESLKRLESELAHVARVSTMGEMVGGLAHELNQPLYAIQNFGKACGNLVAAEGAIDRDRLHQWLDKITSTAQFAGEILTRLRSFVSREPINKTTLDLDEIIQSALMLTKHDAQVAGIRVEYTPAPRLPPVKADNVHIQQVLVNLIKNAFDAVQNRSVGDPVVRISTEKQGDRVAVTVADNGAGLPPGNVPIFEAFCSTKTNALGLGLAISTTIVKAHGGTLQASNGPEFGAVFRFTLATAPQAD encoded by the coding sequence ATGCCCAGAGTCGAGGAGACTCGCAGTGAATTGCTGGCTCAACTCGCTGAGATACAGGCGAAACTCGCGCGACTGGACCAGTCCGATCCGCCCGAGCGAGCGGCGGAGGAGGAGAGGCATTCGGCGGACGCGTCTGCATCGATCGGGATTGCGCCACGCGATCCCGGCCGCGCCGATGTGGGCTTGATCGAATGGGACGCAAACGACGCCATCAGCCGCTGGACCACACAGGCGGAACAGATTTTCGGCTGGAAGGCCGAGGAGGTTTTGGGGAAACGCTGGGACGAGTTTCGCCTGGTGCACGAACGGGACATCACGCTGGTCCAACAGGCGAATCGCGAGTTGCTGGAAGGGCATGTCGATTTCAACACCTGCTTCAATCGCAACTATCGCAAAGACGGGACGGTCCTGAATTGCGAATGGTTTAACACCGTTCGACGCAATGACCACGGTGAGATCGTCGCCGTCGTCTCGCTGCCCCACGACGTGACCGGGCGTGTGCGTGCTGAGAGCCACATGCAGCACTTTCAAAACGCGATGCGGATGATCACCGTCGGTACGTCGCGGTCGACGGGGCTGGCGTTTTTCCAAGCCCTGGTTCGCTACATTTCCCAGTCCTTCAGTTTTCGATACGTGTTTGTCGCCTGCATCGATCAAGAGCATCCCAATCAAGCGCGGACCATCGCCTTTTGGTCCGACGGGCATTTGGCCGAAAACTTCGTTTATTCACTCGCCGGGTCCCCGACCCAAAACACCGTGATCAATCGGTCGATGGAATTCTGTGCCGATCACGTCCGACGGCGTTTCCCCAATGACGCCACGTTGGCTGAGTTTCATGCCGAAAGTTATTTGGCCACGCCGCTGGTCGGATCGGCCGGAGACGTCGTGGGGGTGCTGGCGGTGATGGATGACAAACCGATGGAGGATCGCGGGGACATTCGCGAAATCATCGCGCTGTTCGGCGATCGGACCGCAATCGAAATCGAACGATCGATCGCCGAGGCCTCTCAGCATGCCAGTAGAACTCGGTTGCGGGTGCTGACCGAACAGTTGCCGGCGGTGCTGTGGACCACCGACCTGGATCTTCGCTTCACGCATTCCACCGGTGCCGGGCTGAAGAGTCTGAATCAGAAGCCGGGCCAATCCGTCGGGCAAACACTATTCGAGTACTTTCAAATCGATGATGAGAACTTTGGTCCGATCGCGATCCACATCCGCGCACTCCAAGGGATCTCCGGCACGTCGGTCGTTGAATGGGCCGGGCTTGTTTTCCAAGTCTACGTGGAACCGCTTCGTGACCCGTCCGGAAAGATCATCGGCACCATCGGATTGGCCCAGGACATCAGCGAACTCAAGCGGGTTGAACAGTCCCTGATCCAAAGCGAGGAGCGTTTTCGCCGGCTGATTCAGCACGCCCCCGAGGCCGTCGTCTTGCTGGACACCAAAACCGGGCACTTTGTGATGGTCAATGAGGCGGCGGAGAAACTGTACAAGTATCCCGCCGAAAAGTTGCTGAAAATGGGGCCGCTGGATATCAGCCCCGTTGTTCAAGCCGATGGCCAGTTGTCGGCCGAAAAGAGTCGCGAAGTCATTTCAAAAGCTTGCGCCGGTGAAACGCCGATCTTCGAATGGACCCACCGCGATGCACTGGGCAATGAAATCCCGTGCGAAATCCGGTTGCTATCGCTCGAAGAAGGTGGACGCACCATTATCCGCGGAAGCGTCACCGACGTGACCGAAAAGAAGCGCGCCGAAGAATCACTCAAGCGGCTGGAATCCGAACTGGCACATGTCGCCCGGGTTTCCACGATGGGCGAGATGGTCGGCGGACTGGCACACGAGTTAAATCAACCCCTGTACGCGATCCAAAACTTTGGCAAAGCCTGCGGGAATCTCGTCGCCGCCGAGGGAGCCATCGACCGCGATCGATTGCACCAGTGGCTCGACAAGATCACCTCCACCGCGCAATTCGCCGGCGAAATCTTGACCCGGTTACGCAGCTTTGTGTCTCGGGAACCGATCAACAAAACCACCCTCGATCTTGACGAAATCATCCAGTCGGCGCTGATGCTGACCAAACACGATGCGCAAGTCGCCGGCATCCGCGTCGAATACACCCCCGCCCCGCGGTTGCCACCGGTCAAAGCCGACAACGTGCACATCCAACAGGTTCTGGTCAATCTGATCAAAAACGCCTTCGATGCAGTCCAGAACCGATCCGTCGGCGATCCCGTGGTGCGCATCTCGACGGAAAAACAGGGCGACCGCGTGGCCGTGACGGTCGCCGACAATGGGGCCGGTTTGCCGCCCGGTAACGTCCCGATCTTCGAAGCGTTTTGCTCCACCAAAACCAATGCACTCGGATTGGGCTTGGCCATCAGCACCACCATCGTGAAAGCTCACGGGGGGACCTTGCAAGCGAGCAACGGACCGGAGTTCGGCGCCGTCTTTCGCTTCACTCTCGCGACCGCTCCGCAAGCCGATTGA